In the bacterium genome, one interval contains:
- the flgC gene encoding flagellar basal body rod protein FlgC → MKEFFRIFQISGSALTAQRWRLNVISSNLANAETTRTPQGGPYRRKDVLFVPSSGQFPEILGREITTVQQGVRVQQIVEDPRPPRSVYNPGHPDADPSGYVLLPNVNPLEEMVNLIAAARSYEANLEVFNATKAMLLKALEIGRI, encoded by the coding sequence ATGAAAGAATTCTTCAGGATATTCCAGATAAGTGGCTCGGCCTTGACAGCACAAAGGTGGCGGCTAAACGTCATCTCTTCCAACCTGGCCAACGCAGAGACCACCAGGACTCCCCAGGGAGGTCCATACCGTAGAAAAGATGTTCTGTTTGTGCCTTCCAGCGGCCAGTTTCCAGAAATCTTGGGCAGGGAAATCACAACAGTGCAGCAGGGCGTGCGAGTTCAGCAAATAGTAGAGGATCCAAGACCCCCAAGGTCAGTGTACAACCCGGGTCACCCGGACGCCGACCCATCGGGCTACGTTCTTCTTCCCAATGTTAATCCCTTGGAAGAGATGGTTAACCTCATAGCGGCCGCCCGCTCCTACGAGGCCAATCTAGAGGTCTTCAACGCCACCAAGGCCATGCTTCTCAAGGCCTTGGAAATAGGCAGAATCTGA
- the flgB gene encoding flagellar basal body rod protein FlgB, which yields MNSKSIENTLALLERSMDATISRGKLIASNVAHSETPGYKAVDLDFEQVLARIKGEKQVVMARTHRAHLEDSFFQAHFPLRYRLEAQGELRADGNTVSLEEELAKSAGNQVRFQALTQALNRIFANLREAITEGGRR from the coding sequence ATGAACAGCAAGTCCATTGAGAACACCCTGGCTCTCCTTGAGCGAAGCATGGACGCCACCATCAGCAGAGGCAAGCTCATAGCCTCCAATGTGGCCCACAGCGAGACACCAGGTTACAAGGCCGTGGACCTAGACTTCGAGCAGGTTCTGGCCCGCATAAAAGGTGAGAAACAGGTGGTGATGGCCAGAACCCACCGGGCCCACCTGGAAGATTCTTTTTTTCAGGCTCATTTCCCTTTGCGCTACAGATTGGAAGCCCAAGGAGAGCTAAGGGCCGACGGTAACACGGTCAGCCTCGAAGAGGAACTGGCCAAGTCTGCAGGAAACCAGGTTCGTTTTCAGGCCCTCACCCAGGCCCTCAACAGGATCTTTGCCAATCTCAGAGAGGCCATAACCGAGGGAGGCAGGAGATGA